A portion of the Channa argus isolate prfri chromosome 19, Channa argus male v1.0, whole genome shotgun sequence genome contains these proteins:
- the rnf32 gene encoding RING finger protein 32, whose protein sequence is MAMRKGLPFKSSNRLVITSVAFQDHITRSLLHPHFLLSDPLLKCKRQAPRNPRARGKGRAQTQDGEEEREHVLDPAPSPLTLAQKLGLVASPAERLTEEEWSQVKARSVHQGESAQPCAICREEFRMQHQVLLSCSHVFHKACLQAFERFSGRKCCPICRREQYETRVIHDAARLFRNQCATRIQACWRGYVARKWYSHVKKTICPKDRQLRRKFFEAKLQELNDSFVRYCHTDMEAFLSDIDHSLSSSRQVFQQLERKSISEPQENDWDRIQSQVIQRGVSECPICLTALCSQNFPAGAGRSNHQTHRSTVLLSCSHLFHQLCLEAFEAFTADSRPLCPLCRSVYYKKLI, encoded by the exons ATGGCAATGCGGAAG ggctTGCCATTCAAATCCAGCAACAGATTGGTGATCACCTCAGTCGCCTTTCAAGACCATATCACACGAAGCCTGTTGCATCCACATTTCTTGCTTTCAGACCCTCTGCTGAAATGCAAAAGACAAGCTCCCAGAAATCCACGAGCAAGAGGAAAAGGAAGGGCTCAGACACAAGATggggaagaagagagagaacatgTGCTTGATCCTGCTCCATCCCCTTTAACATTAG CTCAGAAGTTGGGTTTAGTGGCTTCCCCAGCTGAGAGACTGACGGAGGAGGAATGGAGTCAGGTCAAGGCGAGGTCTGTTCACCAGGGGGAATCAGCTCAGCCCTGTGCAATATGCAGGGAGGAGTTTCGCATGCAGCATCAG GTGTTGCTGTCTTGCTCTCATGTTTTCCACAAAGCATGTCTGCAGGCCTTTGAGAGGTTTTCTGGGAGGAAGTGCTGCCCAATATGCAGACGTGAGCAGTACGAAACACGGGTAATACATGATGCAGCTCGCCTTTTCAGAAATCAGTGTGCTACCAG AATTCAAGCATGTTGGCGAGGCTATGTTGCTCGAAAGTGGTACAGCCATGTGAAGAAAACAATCTGCCCGAAAGACAGACAGCTACGACGCAAATTCTTCGAAGCAAAG TTGCAGGAGTTGAATGACAGCTTTGTCCGATACTGTCACACCGACATGGAGGCTTTTCTGAGTGATATCGACCATTCGCTGTCATCAAGCCGACAAGTGTTCCAGCAGCTGGAGAGAAAGAGCATCTCTGAACCTCAGGAGAATGACTGGGACCGAATACAGAGCCAG GTTATCCAGAGAGGTGTCTCTGAATGTCCTATCTGCCTGACAGCTTTGTGCAGCCAGAACTTCCCAGCTGGAGCTGGTAGATCTAAccatcaaacacacagaagcacTGTGCTGCTGTCGTGCTCTCACCTGTTTCATCAACTCTGTTTAGAGGCTTTTGAGGCTTTTACTGCAGACAGCAGACCCTTGTGTCCCCTGTGCCGATCTGTCTACTACAAAAAACTCATTTAG